The Agromyces atrinae genome window below encodes:
- the dapF gene encoding diaminopimelate epimerase, with translation MAFELTFTKGQGTGNDFVLFSDPDGAIELTPEQISGICDRHFGVGGDGIIRAVRSTNLAAGAAALAEDSEAEWFMDYWNSDGTVSEMCGNGIRVFARYLVEQGLAEIAPGSTLPIGTRAGVRDVQRSTSGFQVDLGRWRLDGGEPLVRARDLAVPRPGLGINVGNPHVVVALADERELDELDLGVAPILDPPAADGANVEFVVPADPLVHDGVGRIRMRVHERGSGETLSCGTGAVAAALAVRHWAGAGAPNDWRVEVPGGVVGVRMFPTEEGEHVALSGPAELVFDGVLALG, from the coding sequence ATGGCGTTCGAACTGACATTCACCAAGGGCCAGGGCACGGGAAACGACTTCGTGCTCTTCTCCGACCCCGATGGTGCGATCGAGCTCACTCCCGAGCAGATCAGCGGTATCTGCGATCGTCATTTCGGGGTCGGCGGCGACGGGATCATCCGTGCCGTCCGCTCGACGAACCTCGCGGCCGGGGCCGCGGCACTCGCTGAAGACTCCGAAGCCGAGTGGTTCATGGACTACTGGAACTCGGACGGCACCGTCTCGGAGATGTGCGGCAACGGAATCCGCGTGTTCGCCCGCTACCTCGTCGAGCAAGGGCTTGCCGAGATCGCCCCCGGTTCGACGCTGCCGATCGGCACCCGCGCGGGCGTGCGCGATGTACAGCGCAGCACCTCGGGCTTCCAGGTCGATCTCGGCCGTTGGCGCCTCGACGGGGGAGAGCCGCTCGTGCGAGCGCGCGATCTCGCCGTTCCCCGACCCGGGCTCGGCATCAACGTCGGTAACCCGCACGTCGTCGTGGCCCTCGCCGACGAGCGCGAGCTCGACGAGCTCGATCTCGGCGTCGCGCCGATCCTCGACCCTCCCGCCGCCGACGGAGCGAACGTCGAGTTCGTCGTGCCGGCAGACCCGCTCGTCCATGACGGGGTGGGTCGCATCCGCATGCGCGTCCACGAACGCGGATCGGGCGAGACGCTCTCGTGCGGCACGGGAGCCGTCGCGGCGGCCCTCGCCGTGCGGCACTGGGCCGGCGCCGGTGCGCCGAACGACTGGCGCGTCGAGGTTCCCGGTGGAGTCGTCGGCGTCAGGATGTTCCCGACCGAGGAAGGCGAGCACGTCGCCCTCTCGGGGCCCGCTGAGCTCGTCTTCGACGGAGTGCTCGCGCTCGGTTAG
- the recA gene encoding recombinase RecA, with protein MPSAVDREKALETALAQIDRQFGKGSVMRLGSEERAPVAVIPTGSVALDVALGVGGLPRGRIIEIYGPESSGKTTLTLHAIANAQRAGGIAAFIDAEHALDPEYAKKLGVDIDALLVSQPDTGEQALEIADMLVRSGSIDLIVIDSVAALVPRAEIEGEMGDSHVGLQARLMSQALRKLTGGLSQTNTTMIFINQLREKIGVFFGSPETTAGGKALKFYASVRLDIRRIETLKDGTDAVGNRTRVKVVKNKMAPPFKQAEFDILYGVGISREGSLIDYGVDQAIVKKSGAWYTYDGDQLGQGKENARNFLLQNPDIALDIENKILAKLGIGNAGAVAPVEPIAPKVAARKGA; from the coding sequence ATGCCCTCAGCAGTAGACCGCGAGAAGGCCCTCGAAACGGCCCTTGCACAGATCGACCGCCAGTTCGGTAAGGGCTCGGTGATGCGCCTGGGAAGTGAAGAGCGCGCTCCCGTCGCCGTCATCCCCACCGGCTCCGTCGCTCTCGATGTCGCCCTCGGCGTCGGCGGGCTGCCCCGCGGCCGCATCATCGAGATCTACGGTCCGGAGTCGTCGGGTAAGACGACGCTCACCCTGCACGCGATCGCCAATGCGCAGCGCGCCGGTGGAATCGCCGCCTTCATCGATGCTGAGCACGCGCTCGACCCCGAGTACGCCAAGAAGCTCGGCGTCGACATCGACGCCCTCCTCGTCTCGCAGCCCGACACCGGTGAGCAGGCGCTCGAGATCGCCGACATGCTCGTGCGTTCGGGCTCCATCGACCTCATCGTCATCGACTCCGTCGCAGCCCTCGTGCCGCGCGCCGAGATCGAGGGCGAGATGGGTGACTCGCACGTCGGCCTCCAGGCTCGCCTCATGTCGCAGGCGCTCCGCAAGCTGACCGGTGGTCTCAGCCAGACCAACACCACGATGATCTTCATCAACCAGCTGCGCGAGAAGATCGGTGTCTTCTTCGGCAGCCCCGAGACGACGGCCGGTGGTAAGGCGCTGAAGTTCTACGCGTCGGTCCGCCTCGACATCCGTCGTATCGAGACCCTGAAGGACGGCACCGACGCCGTGGGTAACCGCACCCGCGTCAAGGTCGTCAAGAACAAGATGGCGCCGCCCTTCAAGCAGGCTGAGTTCGACATCCTCTACGGCGTCGGCATCTCGCGTGAGGGAAGCCTCATCGACTACGGCGTCGACCAGGCCATCGTCAAGAAGTCGGGTGCCTGGTACACCTACGACGGCGACCAGCTGGGCCAGGGCAAGGAGAATGCCCGCAACTTCCTGCTGCAGAACCCCGACATCGCGCTCGACATCGAGAACAAGATCCTCGCGAAGCTCGGCATCGGAAACGCGGGCGCAGTCGCACCCGTCGAACCCATCGCCCCCAAGGTCGCCGCCCGCAAGGGCGCATGA
- the metE gene encoding 5-methyltetrahydropteroyltriglutamate--homocysteine S-methyltransferase, giving the protein MSSTPFPSGTILGYPRIGRRRELKKAVESYWAGRSSLDDLETAAAELRAVTRTRLAGLGLGQDDSAIPETFSFYDQVLDAAVAVGAIPARFERLRESDGSIGLPAYFTIARGEGDDAPLEMTKWFDSNYHYLVPEIGPDTVFSLSSDRIVREFEEAKAAGFLTRPSIVGPVTFLLLSKAADDAGAGFSPIERLDDLLPVYVELLERLALAGAEWVQLDEPGLVNESITVPRDQQLAALERAYAVLGAVAGRPQLFVAAPYGSLDDALPVLAASTVDAIGLDLVRGSLPTGLDDAAVSALATKTLVAGVVDGHNVWRGDLAGAFAAAEGVRALSPNVSVSTSTSLQHVPHDVADESLLDARLVSWLAFADQKVAQVVALARGIRDGGSAIEAELAAATAALADRADAPGVRDGAVRARLAGLDDSAFSRGSYAERLAAQDAALDLPPLPTTTIGSFPQTGEIRRARAQLLKGDIDEAAYLELMRDEIRRVVDLQEEIGLDVIVHGEPERNDMVQYFAENLDGFEVTQNGWVQSYGSRCTRPSILWGDVSRPAPITVDWSVFTQSLTEKPVKGMLTGPVTILAWSFVRDDQPLGETARQVALALRDEIADLESAGIGVIQVDEPALRELLPLKNADHADYLDWSVGSFRLATAGVEAKTQIHTHLCYSEFGVVIDAIQNLDADVTSIEAARSRMEVVDDLQSSGFDHGIGPGVYDIHSPRVPSVDEVRSLLEKAVAAIPERQVWVNPDCGLKTRGYDETVASLRNILEATRAVRAQLADA; this is encoded by the coding sequence ATGAGCAGCACCCCGTTCCCGTCCGGCACCATCCTCGGCTACCCGCGCATCGGTCGTCGACGTGAGCTGAAGAAGGCCGTCGAGTCGTACTGGGCGGGTCGTTCGTCGCTCGACGACCTCGAGACGGCGGCCGCCGAACTGCGTGCGGTCACGCGTACCCGACTCGCCGGACTCGGGCTCGGTCAGGACGACTCGGCGATTCCCGAGACGTTCTCGTTCTACGACCAGGTGCTCGATGCGGCCGTCGCCGTCGGCGCGATCCCCGCGCGTTTCGAGCGTCTGCGCGAGTCGGACGGCTCGATCGGTCTTCCCGCGTACTTCACGATCGCGCGCGGCGAGGGCGACGACGCCCCTCTCGAGATGACGAAGTGGTTCGACTCGAACTATCACTACCTCGTGCCGGAGATCGGACCCGACACCGTGTTCTCGCTCTCGAGCGATCGCATCGTCCGCGAGTTCGAGGAGGCGAAGGCCGCCGGATTCCTGACGCGCCCGTCGATCGTCGGACCGGTCACGTTCCTCCTGCTCAGCAAGGCGGCGGATGACGCGGGCGCGGGCTTCTCGCCGATCGAGCGTCTCGACGACCTGCTCCCCGTCTACGTCGAGCTGCTCGAGCGCCTCGCCCTCGCCGGCGCCGAGTGGGTTCAGCTCGACGAGCCCGGTCTCGTCAACGAGAGCATCACCGTTCCCCGCGATCAGCAGCTCGCCGCCCTCGAGCGTGCGTACGCGGTGCTGGGCGCGGTCGCCGGTCGGCCGCAGCTGTTCGTCGCGGCCCCGTACGGCAGCCTCGACGACGCCCTGCCGGTGCTCGCGGCCTCGACGGTCGACGCGATCGGCCTCGACCTGGTGCGCGGCTCGCTGCCGACCGGGCTCGACGATGCAGCGGTCTCCGCCCTCGCCACGAAGACGCTCGTCGCCGGCGTCGTCGACGGCCACAACGTGTGGCGCGGCGACCTCGCGGGAGCGTTCGCCGCGGCCGAGGGCGTGCGCGCCCTGAGCCCGAACGTCTCCGTGTCGACGTCCACCTCGCTCCAGCACGTCCCGCACGACGTCGCCGACGAGTCGCTCCTCGATGCTCGCCTCGTCAGCTGGTTGGCCTTCGCCGACCAGAAGGTCGCGCAGGTCGTGGCGCTCGCACGCGGCATCCGTGACGGGGGCTCCGCGATCGAGGCCGAGCTCGCCGCCGCCACCGCCGCTCTCGCCGACCGCGCCGACGCGCCCGGCGTTCGCGACGGCGCCGTCCGTGCGCGCCTCGCCGGCCTCGACGACAGCGCCTTCTCGCGTGGGTCGTACGCCGAGCGCCTCGCCGCGCAGGACGCCGCACTCGACCTCCCGCCGCTGCCGACGACGACGATCGGCTCGTTCCCGCAGACCGGCGAGATCCGCCGTGCCCGCGCCCAGCTCCTGAAGGGCGACATCGACGAGGCCGCGTACCTCGAGCTCATGCGCGACGAGATCCGCCGTGTCGTCGATCTCCAGGAGGAGATCGGTCTCGACGTCATCGTGCACGGTGAGCCCGAGCGCAACGACATGGTGCAGTACTTCGCCGAGAACCTCGACGGCTTCGAGGTGACGCAGAACGGCTGGGTGCAGTCGTACGGCAGCCGCTGCACGCGTCCGTCGATCCTGTGGGGTGACGTGTCGCGCCCGGCGCCGATCACCGTCGATTGGTCGGTCTTCACGCAGAGCCTCACCGAGAAGCCCGTCAAGGGCATGCTCACCGGCCCCGTGACGATCCTCGCGTGGTCGTTCGTGCGCGACGACCAGCCGCTCGGCGAGACGGCACGTCAGGTGGCGCTCGCGCTGCGCGACGAGATCGCCGACCTCGAATCCGCCGGCATCGGTGTCATCCAGGTCGATGAGCCCGCACTCCGCGAACTGCTCCCGCTCAAGAACGCCGACCACGCCGACTACCTCGACTGGTCGGTGGGTTCCTTCCGTCTCGCGACGGCGGGCGTTGAGGCGAAGACGCAGATCCACACGCACCTCTGCTACTCGGAGTTCGGCGTGGTCATCGACGCCATTCAGAACCTCGATGCCGACGTCACGAGCATCGAGGCCGCGCGCAGTCGCATGGAGGTCGTCGACGACCTGCAGTCGAGCGGGTTCGACCACGGCATCGGTCCGGGCGTGTACGACATCCACTCGCCGCGCGTCCCGAGCGTCGACGAGGTGCGTTCGCTCCTCGAGAAGGCCGTCGCCGCGATCCCCGAGCGCCAGGTCTGGGTCAACCCCGACTGCGGACTGAAGACGCGCGGATACGACGAGACGGTGGCCTCGCTCCGCAACATCCTCGAGGCCACGCGCGCCGTGCGCGCACAGCTCGCCGACGCGTAG
- the miaB gene encoding tRNA (N6-isopentenyl adenosine(37)-C2)-methylthiotransferase MiaB, which yields MSTLTTSPNAIDVSSASLDPTGRARTYEVRTFGCQMNVHDSERLSGSLEAAGYVPANGTEADIVVINTCAVRENADNKLYGNLGHLASVKRRHEGMQIAVGGCLAQKDKNTILEKAPWVDVVFGTHNMGSLPSLLERARHNDEAQLEILDALETFPSTLPTKRDSSYSGWVSISVGCNNTCTFCIVPSLRGKEKDRRPGEILGEVQALVDDGAIEVTLLGQNVNSYGVEFGDRLAFGKLLRAAGAIEGLERIRFTSPHPAAFTDDVIDAMAETPAVMPQLHMPLQSGSDRVLRAMRRSYRSEKFLGILDRVRAKIPNAAISTDIIVGFPGETEEDFLETMRVVEAARFASAFTFQYSIRAGTPAATMDDQVPKEVVQERYERLTALQDRISREENENLVGRRVELLVATGEGKKDAETHRLSGRAEDSRLVHFEVPEGSDIPRPGDIVSVVISQAASFHLIADSPDGSPLRIRRTRAGDAWDRAQADSCGVPAAPSDGSAPARVSLGLPALRPRSDIRPLIKPGFGPDLVSTVPIYDVNDDER from the coding sequence ATGAGCACCCTCACGACCTCGCCGAACGCCATCGACGTCTCGTCGGCCTCTCTCGATCCGACCGGTCGGGCACGCACGTACGAAGTGCGCACCTTCGGCTGCCAGATGAACGTCCACGACTCCGAGCGCTTGAGCGGGTCGCTCGAGGCAGCCGGTTACGTGCCGGCGAACGGCACCGAGGCCGACATCGTCGTGATCAACACGTGTGCCGTGCGTGAGAACGCCGACAACAAGCTCTACGGAAACCTGGGCCACCTCGCGAGCGTCAAGAGGCGTCATGAGGGTATGCAGATCGCCGTCGGCGGCTGCCTCGCCCAGAAGGACAAGAACACGATCCTCGAGAAGGCGCCGTGGGTCGACGTCGTGTTCGGCACCCACAACATGGGCTCGCTGCCGAGCCTCCTCGAGCGAGCTCGTCACAACGACGAGGCCCAGCTCGAGATCCTCGACGCCCTCGAGACCTTCCCGTCGACACTCCCGACAAAGCGCGACTCGAGCTACAGCGGCTGGGTGTCCATCTCCGTCGGTTGCAACAACACCTGCACGTTCTGCATCGTGCCCTCGCTCCGCGGCAAAGAGAAGGACCGTCGCCCGGGCGAGATCCTCGGCGAGGTGCAGGCTCTCGTCGACGACGGCGCCATCGAGGTCACGCTCCTCGGCCAGAACGTCAACTCGTACGGCGTCGAGTTCGGCGATCGACTCGCGTTCGGCAAGCTCCTGCGCGCGGCCGGCGCGATCGAGGGGCTCGAGCGCATCCGCTTCACGAGCCCGCACCCCGCGGCGTTCACCGATGACGTCATCGATGCGATGGCCGAGACGCCCGCCGTCATGCCGCAGCTCCACATGCCCCTGCAGTCGGGCTCCGACCGCGTCCTCCGCGCGATGCGACGTTCGTACCGCTCGGAGAAGTTCCTCGGCATCCTCGACCGCGTTCGCGCGAAGATCCCGAACGCGGCGATCTCGACCGACATCATCGTCGGATTCCCGGGGGAGACCGAGGAAGACTTCCTTGAGACCATGCGCGTCGTCGAGGCCGCACGCTTCGCCTCCGCCTTCACCTTCCAGTACTCGATCCGCGCGGGCACTCCGGCGGCGACGATGGACGATCAGGTTCCGAAGGAGGTCGTCCAGGAGCGCTACGAGCGACTGACGGCACTCCAAGACCGCATCTCCCGCGAAGAGAACGAGAATCTCGTCGGCCGTCGGGTCGAACTGCTCGTCGCCACGGGCGAGGGCAAGAAAGATGCCGAGACGCATCGCCTTTCCGGCCGCGCCGAAGACTCGCGACTCGTGCACTTCGAGGTGCCCGAGGGCAGCGACATCCCGCGCCCCGGCGACATCGTGAGCGTCGTCATCTCGCAGGCGGCGTCCTTCCACCTCATCGCCGATTCGCCCGACGGTTCGCCTCTCCGTATCCGACGCACCCGTGCCGGCGACGCGTGGGATCGCGCCCAGGCCGACAGCTGCGGCGTGCCCGCTGCGCCGTCCGACGGCTCGGCACCCGCGCGTGTGTCACTCGGTCTTCCCGCGCTGCGGCCCCGCAGCGACATCCGCCCGCTCATCAAGCCGGGCTTCGGCCCCGACCTCGTGAGCACCGTGCCGATCTACGACGTGAACGACGACGAGCGCTGA
- a CDS encoding methylenetetrahydrofolate reductase, with protein sequence MPVSSPSAAADAACRPRVSFELFPPRNDAAALALGRTIDRLAEADPDFISVTFGAGGTSRGPSLTVLRYILDHTDVEPMAHLTCVGSSHADANRLVREFLDAGITSFLALRGDPPKGAVDGDDAIGDLASSAELVQLIHRVQEEREPFGQSRIPGTRASEIRDRPRPERVAVAAFPTGHPRSRFPSQDIDALLAKEVAGANLAITQLFWYADDYLGFVDRARAAGVTMDILPGIMPVTTPARLRRLAELTGVPAPSDLAIALQVEPSEAGQLEIGVDYAARLGSEVLAGGAPGLHLYTFNRHEAVLSTIDRLTVSTPTRSSLSERIEYTI encoded by the coding sequence ATGCCCGTCTCCAGTCCCTCGGCCGCCGCCGACGCGGCCTGTCGCCCGCGCGTCTCGTTCGAACTCTTCCCGCCGCGGAACGATGCGGCGGCACTCGCCCTCGGCCGCACCATCGATCGCCTCGCCGAGGCCGATCCCGACTTCATCTCCGTGACCTTCGGCGCGGGAGGCACCTCGCGCGGGCCCTCCCTCACGGTGCTCCGCTACATCCTCGACCACACCGACGTCGAGCCGATGGCCCACCTCACGTGCGTCGGTTCGTCGCATGCCGATGCGAACCGACTCGTCCGTGAGTTCCTCGACGCCGGGATCACGAGCTTCCTCGCGCTTCGCGGCGACCCGCCGAAGGGCGCCGTCGACGGCGACGACGCCATCGGCGATCTCGCGTCGTCCGCCGAGCTCGTGCAGCTCATCCACCGCGTGCAGGAGGAGCGGGAGCCGTTCGGCCAGTCGCGCATCCCGGGAACGCGCGCGAGCGAGATCCGCGACCGTCCGCGCCCCGAGCGCGTCGCCGTCGCGGCGTTCCCGACCGGGCACCCCCGGTCGCGTTTCCCCTCGCAAGACATCGACGCACTCCTCGCGAAGGAGGTCGCCGGCGCGAACCTCGCGATCACGCAGCTGTTCTGGTACGCGGACGACTACCTCGGCTTCGTGGATCGCGCCCGCGCTGCGGGCGTCACGATGGACATCCTGCCGGGCATCATGCCGGTCACGACTCCCGCGCGTTTGCGCCGTCTGGCCGAGCTCACCGGGGTTCCCGCTCCGTCCGACCTCGCGATCGCGCTGCAGGTCGAGCCGTCGGAGGCCGGCCAGCTCGAGATCGGTGTCGACTACGCGGCCCGTCTCGGCAGCGAGGTGCTCGCGGGCGGCGCCCCCGGCCTGCACCTCTACACCTTCAACCGCCACGAGGCCGTCCTCTCGACGATCGACCGTCTCACGGTGTCGACCCCCACCCGTTCCAGCCTCTCCGAGAGAATCGAGTACACGATATGA
- the miaA gene encoding tRNA (adenosine(37)-N6)-dimethylallyltransferase MiaA codes for MSVVAVVGATGTGKSAFALDVAEEIARHGGRAEVVNADAMQLYRGMDIGTAKLAVGERRGVPHHLFDVLDVTEEASVARYQVEARAAIDAIIARGAVPILVGGSGLYVSSVLFDFQFPGTDAAVRARLEDELERLGPGILARRLADLDAETAAAIGSTNGRRIVRALEVIEITGEPAAARLPDEPLVWREHRTVMLTTPRDVLVDRLDRRVEAMWADGIIDEVRRLLPLGIERGVTASRAIGYRQAIDEIHGTVSRDEAIAETQRLTRRYARRQVGWFSRYREAALVDSGDATAVREQIARLSSLD; via the coding sequence GTGAGCGTCGTCGCCGTCGTCGGTGCGACGGGAACGGGCAAGTCGGCGTTCGCGCTCGACGTCGCCGAGGAGATCGCGCGACACGGGGGCCGCGCCGAGGTCGTGAACGCCGATGCGATGCAGCTCTACCGCGGCATGGACATCGGCACCGCGAAGCTCGCCGTCGGTGAGCGACGCGGAGTGCCCCACCACCTCTTCGACGTGCTCGACGTGACCGAGGAGGCCTCGGTCGCGCGCTACCAGGTCGAGGCTCGCGCCGCGATCGATGCGATCATCGCGCGGGGCGCCGTGCCCATCCTCGTCGGAGGATCGGGCCTCTACGTGTCATCCGTGCTGTTCGACTTCCAGTTCCCGGGCACGGATGCCGCCGTCCGCGCGCGACTCGAGGATGAACTCGAGCGACTCGGTCCCGGCATCCTCGCGCGCCGTCTCGCCGACCTCGATGCGGAGACGGCCGCGGCCATCGGGTCGACGAACGGTCGGCGGATCGTTCGAGCACTCGAGGTCATCGAGATCACGGGAGAACCGGCGGCGGCGCGACTTCCCGACGAGCCCCTCGTGTGGCGCGAGCACCGCACGGTGATGCTCACGACGCCGCGCGACGTACTCGTCGATCGACTCGACCGGCGGGTCGAGGCCATGTGGGCCGACGGCATCATCGACGAGGTAAGGCGGCTGCTCCCTCTCGGCATCGAGCGCGGCGTCACCGCGAGTCGCGCGATCGGTTACCGTCAGGCGATCGACGAGATCCACGGCACCGTCTCGCGAGACGAGGCGATCGCCGAGACGCAACGCCTCACACGCCGATACGCCCGGCGACAGGTCGGCTGGTTCTCGCGCTACCGGGAGGCCGCCCTCGTCGATTCCGGCGATGCCACCGCCGTCCGCGAGCAGATCGCCCGCCTCTCGTCCCTAGACTGA
- the hflX gene encoding GTPase HflX, translating into MTEAQHDAPGDDAVARILNGAETRSSGYSLFGDGSANALQTRSADVAGGSDGEQFEREERAALRRVAGLSTELEDVTEVEYRQLRLENVVLIGVYSQGTLSDAENSIRELAALAETAGAHVLDGLLQRRPHPDPSTYLGRGKAEELAGIVKSLGADTVIADSELAPSQRRALEDVVKVKVIDRTAVILDIFSQHAKSREGKAQVELAQLEYLLPRLRGWGDSMSRQAGGQVGGAGAGMGSRGPGETKIELDRRRIHNRMAKLRRQIAGMKPAREAKRANRRRNAVPSVAIAGYTNAGKSSILNRITGAGVLVENALFATLDATVRRNTTSDGRVYTIADTVGFVRNLPHQLVEAFRSTLEEVADSDLVVHVVDAAHPDPASQLTTVRDVIGETGARDIPELVVFNKADLVTEEERLILRGLAPNAVFASARTGEGVDEILAAITRMLPDPSIDVELVIPYDRGDLVSSLHETARVLETEYLEDGTRVHALVSPEQANQLAEYARAQPVG; encoded by the coding sequence ATGACTGAAGCGCAGCACGATGCCCCCGGCGACGACGCCGTCGCGCGCATCCTGAACGGCGCCGAAACACGCTCGAGCGGCTATTCGCTGTTCGGCGATGGTTCGGCGAACGCCCTCCAGACTCGATCCGCGGATGTCGCGGGCGGGAGCGACGGCGAGCAATTCGAGCGCGAGGAACGTGCGGCTCTCCGCCGAGTCGCCGGCCTCTCGACCGAGCTCGAAGACGTCACCGAGGTCGAGTACCGGCAGCTGCGCCTCGAGAACGTCGTGCTCATCGGCGTGTACTCGCAGGGAACGCTCTCCGACGCCGAGAACTCGATCCGCGAACTGGCCGCCCTCGCCGAGACGGCGGGCGCGCACGTGCTCGACGGACTCCTGCAGCGTCGTCCGCACCCCGACCCCAGCACGTACCTCGGCCGGGGCAAGGCCGAAGAACTCGCCGGCATCGTCAAGTCGCTCGGCGCCGACACCGTGATCGCCGACTCCGAGCTCGCACCGAGCCAGCGGCGTGCGCTCGAGGACGTCGTCAAGGTCAAGGTCATCGACCGCACGGCCGTCATCCTCGACATCTTCAGCCAGCACGCGAAGAGTCGCGAGGGCAAGGCGCAGGTCGAACTCGCCCAGCTCGAGTACCTCCTCCCGCGCCTGCGCGGCTGGGGTGACTCGATGTCGCGCCAGGCCGGTGGCCAGGTGGGTGGCGCGGGCGCCGGTATGGGTTCGCGCGGCCCGGGTGAGACGAAGATCGAACTCGACCGCCGACGCATCCACAACCGCATGGCGAAGCTCCGTCGACAGATCGCCGGCATGAAGCCCGCCCGTGAGGCCAAGAGAGCGAACCGTCGCCGGAACGCCGTGCCGTCGGTCGCGATCGCGGGCTACACGAACGCCGGCAAGTCGAGCATCCTGAACCGCATCACCGGAGCCGGGGTGCTCGTCGAGAACGCGCTCTTCGCGACCCTCGACGCGACGGTGCGCCGCAACACGACGAGTGACGGACGCGTCTACACGATCGCCGACACCGTCGGCTTCGTGCGCAACCTCCCTCACCAGCTCGTCGAGGCGTTCCGCTCGACGCTCGAAGAGGTCGCCGATTCCGACCTCGTCGTGCACGTCGTCGACGCCGCGCACCCCGACCCGGCGAGCCAGCTGACGACCGTTCGCGACGTCATCGGTGAGACGGGCGCACGCGACATCCCGGAGCTCGTGGTCTTCAACAAGGCCGACCTCGTGACCGAGGAAGAGCGTCTCATCCTTCGCGGACTGGCGCCGAACGCGGTCTTCGCGTCCGCGCGCACCGGCGAAGGCGTCGACGAGATCCTCGCGGCCATCACGCGCATGCTGCCCGACCCCTCGATCGACGTCGAGCTCGTGATCCCGTACGACCGCGGCGACCTCGTGTCGAGCCTTCACGAGACGGCCCGCGTGCTCGAGACCGAGTACCTCGAGGACGGCACGCGTGTGCACGCCCTGGTCAGCCCGGAGCAGGCGAACCAGCTCGCCGAGTACGCGCGCGCCCAGCCGGTCGGCTGA
- a CDS encoding regulatory protein RecX: protein MSRDESTGDERLAPVSYLPGASGAVQGPASASDAIAAGPKPGWEFGEDETPPSPRVSRLAASPTAASPAGARVTVARFGAGARDSSDPDIDGSDEDADDLEDDETETRQAAEDRLLRRLRSKSLSMDEAYRLLTAEGAVGDDADAILSRFQRLGYLDDARLAEEIVRSHHERKGMGRALVEREMFRRGIDSAVIIETIAALPDDDAGAALELAEKRARSMRSLTSDVAERRLVGFLQRKGYNGSVARQAARSALGLR, encoded by the coding sequence ATGAGTCGAGACGAATCGACGGGTGACGAGCGCCTCGCTCCGGTCTCGTATCTTCCGGGGGCGAGCGGCGCGGTCCAGGGGCCTGCGTCCGCGAGCGACGCGATCGCAGCGGGTCCGAAGCCCGGCTGGGAGTTCGGCGAAGACGAGACGCCGCCGAGCCCGCGGGTCTCACGCCTCGCTGCGTCCCCGACAGCCGCCTCTCCGGCGGGAGCGCGAGTCACGGTCGCCCGTTTCGGCGCGGGCGCTCGAGACTCCTCCGATCCCGACATCGACGGCTCCGATGAGGATGCCGACGATCTCGAGGACGACGAGACCGAGACGCGCCAGGCGGCCGAAGACCGGCTTCTCCGACGCCTGCGATCGAAGTCGCTCTCGATGGATGAGGCCTATCGTCTGCTGACGGCCGAGGGTGCCGTCGGAGACGACGCCGACGCGATCCTGTCGCGCTTTCAGCGGCTCGGCTATCTCGACGATGCACGACTGGCCGAAGAGATCGTGCGCTCGCATCACGAGCGGAAGGGCATGGGGCGTGCTCTCGTCGAACGAGAGATGTTCCGCCGCGGCATCGATTCCGCGGTCATCATCGAGACGATCGCCGCTCTGCCCGACGACGATGCCGGTGCAGCCCTCGAACTCGCCGAGAAGCGCGCCCGCAGTATGCGTTCGCTCACGTCCGACGTCGCCGAGCGGCGGCTGGTCGGCTTCCTCCAGCGCAAGGGCTACAACGGCTCGGTCGCACGCCAGGCGGCGCGCTCCGCGTTGGGCCTGCGCTGA
- a CDS encoding class I SAM-dependent methyltransferase, whose product MASEHYFTSQPASGSALREITVHLGGRDVRLTTAGGVFSPDHIDVGTQVLLANSPVAPPSGDLLDLGCGWGPIALDLALASPEATVWAVDVNERALDLVRRNAATLGLSNVNAVTPEDVPEGITFRTIRSNPPIRVGKNILHDMLMHWLPRLEPDSDAWLVVQRNLGSDSLQRWLQDELPSTYGVVRAATGKGYRVLHVRKRTH is encoded by the coding sequence ATGGCGTCGGAGCACTATTTCACCTCGCAACCCGCAAGCGGATCGGCGCTCCGCGAGATCACGGTCCATCTGGGCGGCCGCGATGTGCGGCTGACGACCGCGGGGGGCGTGTTCAGCCCCGACCACATCGACGTCGGCACCCAGGTGCTGCTCGCGAACTCTCCCGTCGCTCCCCCGAGCGGCGATCTGCTCGACCTCGGGTGCGGCTGGGGGCCGATCGCCCTCGACCTCGCGCTCGCCTCTCCCGAGGCGACCGTCTGGGCCGTCGACGTGAACGAGCGGGCGCTCGACCTCGTGCGACGGAACGCCGCGACTCTCGGCCTCTCCAATGTCAACGCCGTGACGCCCGAGGATGTTCCCGAGGGGATCACCTTCCGCACGATCCGCTCGAACCCGCCGATCCGCGTCGGCAAGAACATCCTCCACGACATGCTCATGCACTGGCTGCCGCGTCTCGAGCCGGACTCGGACGCATGGCTCGTCGTGCAGCGGAACCTCGGTTCCGACTCGCTGCAGCGCTGGCTGCAGGACGAGCTGCCGAGCACCTACGGCGTCGTGCGCGCCGCCACGGGCAAGGGCTACCGCGTCTTGCACGTACGGAAGCGCACGCACTAA